The following is a genomic window from Balneolaceae bacterium.
TATGGCTCTCGGCGGTGGAGGTACAGCCTACTTAACCGGATTTGAATCACTGTTTGTAAACCCGGCAAATCTTTACATACAGGAAAAAAATTACCGGTTCCAGATCTCCCTTCTCCAGGGCGGACTTTATCATGATACAATACTCCCCGTTCCCAATTACACAGACCGATGGAATCATTTCCAGGATCATACCGGTTTTTTTGATCAACAGACTCCTCTCCCGGATTTAAGCCCAAACGACTACGATACTCTTCTCGATCGGAATTACCCGAGAAATAATACGACCCGGGAATTTTTATCAGAAACCGATTTTTATTGGTTTGGCCTGAAATGGGTACGGCCGGAACGAAGCTATGCTCTGTCTTTTCGAACGAGATACGCTACCCGGTACGAACTCGGACGCGGTTTTTTTTCGATGAGTCCTGTGGACAGGAATGATAATATGATTCTTGATCGGTCCTTTTCTCAAAAATCGCAGGTGTTGCATGAACTATCATTTGGCTATGCTGAATCATTTACGTTTTTGAATGGGCTTATGCCTCAGCTTTCCGAATTCATCATCGGCATTGCACCTAAAGTTGTACTCTCCGGTGCTTCGCTGGACGCCAATTTTACGAACAGTTATGTTATGGATGCGGGTTCTTCAAACTGGATTCATCATGCGGAATATAGTCAGCAAACTTCGGGAGTATTGTCAACCTATGGGCAATCGTTTTTTAACTCCGGCAGTCTTCCCTCCCAATCAGATCATACATTCCGGGATTTACTGCAACCTGCCGGTATTGGTTTTGGGCTGGACATCGGTGTAACCTACCTGATAACATTTGGAGATGATCTTTCAATTCTCCGACAGCAAAATGAACCCACAGAAAAATCTCTGCGAATTGGATTATCCATAACCGATTTAGGAGCTGTTTATCAGTACAAATCACCTTTCCAGTATTCGTCGCAATCTGTAAATCGTACAACGTCTGAAATTGGATCAATTTCTGATACCGGCTTTACGGGAGCACCCAACGAGCATTATTTTTTCCTCTCTCAGGTCAGTGAATTCAGAAATTTATCAGAAGCTTCTCAAAATAATGGTTCATACGAGATGCTTCTGCCAACTTCCATACAAGCGGGAGCTCTGTTTCAATATCAACAGATAAAATTGATGGGAGATCTCAGTTATTCATTATCGCAAACGCCTTTTAGCCACTCAGGATTGGCCAGTTATATAGGCATTGAACTGCGACCTTTGCCCTTTTTGCCTATTCGTGGTGGCACCCGTTTTGCCCGTAAAATGTCTGGTTATTACAGCTTTGGAACAGGGTTGGAAACAAAATACTTCGACCTGAATTTGTCTGTACTACTAAAGAGCCTGAATGCAGCACCTACAACAGAAATTTTAGGAATGTCTTTCTTAGGACTTAAATTCTATTTACAATAGTGCAACCTGTCCAACTGTCATAAAAATATGAACCACTCACAAATTGGCAGAACCCTTTGATAACTTCTGACGTTCTGGTACTAATAACATATTTGGCTC
Proteins encoded in this region:
- a CDS encoding DUF5723 family protein — its product is MTILKKKYALLILLTLFVCVIPKISHSQISLTTENMALGGGGTAYLTGFESLFVNPANLYIQEKNYRFQISLLQGGLYHDTILPVPNYTDRWNHFQDHTGFFDQQTPLPDLSPNDYDTLLDRNYPRNNTTREFLSETDFYWFGLKWVRPERSYALSFRTRYATRYELGRGFFSMSPVDRNDNMILDRSFSQKSQVLHELSFGYAESFTFLNGLMPQLSEFIIGIAPKVVLSGASLDANFTNSYVMDAGSSNWIHHAEYSQQTSGVLSTYGQSFFNSGSLPSQSDHTFRDLLQPAGIGFGLDIGVTYLITFGDDLSILRQQNEPTEKSLRIGLSITDLGAVYQYKSPFQYSSQSVNRTTSEIGSISDTGFTGAPNEHYFFLSQVSEFRNLSEASQNNGSYEMLLPTSIQAGALFQYQQIKLMGDLSYSLSQTPFSHSGLASYIGIELRPLPFLPIRGGTRFARKMSGYYSFGTGLETKYFDLNLSVLLKSLNAAPTTEILGMSFLGLKFYLQ